The DNA segment ATTTGTACATTATGATATTGATCCCTTGATTGCAGATGATTGTGTTTACCATCTTGAGAAACTTAGTGAATATTGTGACATCTACTTCGTGTCAAGTTCTGAATGTCTGGCTAATGCTCCTGAAGAAGTTGAAAAAGTCAAGCCTTTTTGTGCTCAAATTTTAATTCGTAAAAATAGTGGGTATGACTTCGGGTGTTGGTCCCATGTAATCAGAAAAAATTATGCTCGTTTGTGTAATTACGAAGGCGTCTTGCTTGCCAATGACAGCAATTGGGGCCCTTTGAATGATTTTTCGGATACTTTTGCCAGGATCAGTCGTTATTCTTCTGAAGCTGATTTTATGGGGTTGACTTCATCTATTACTCCATCATGGCATTTGCAGAGCTTTTTTATATTTTACTCTAGAAAGGTATTCACTTCCTCCTTTTTCAAGTTGCATTGGTTCAATATAGGTATATTGGATTCAAAATATGAAATCATAATGAATTACGAAGTTGGTTGGTCTGCTCGCCTGGTCCGCCTTGGTTTCAAAGGAATTGCTCTATATGGAACCTCTGAGGCTACAAATCCAACTCACGTTAATTGGGAGTCTTTGCTTCGTATCAAATATCCATACCTCAAGAAAGAGTTGCTCAGAGATAATCCTTTAAAGGTTAACCTAGATAATTTGCCGAATATCCTTGATTCGCAAGATTTGAACTGGCATGCTTCAATTTTGGATTACCTTAGGCGCTATAACCGTGAGAATTCAGAGACAGCAAAATTATTGTTTTCTTCTAAATCTTCAGTGATCAAATCTGATAAAGGCTGACTTTGTTGTTTCCTCGGCAACGAATTATTAAATTCCCAACAATTGCTTACCGCCTACCCATGCAACTTGGCACGTGTTGAAGTCATTTCATTATTGTCAATGTTTGTATTTGGATTTCGTGGATGTGTTGTGTAGGAGATGTGTTCAGCATTCTTATTTGATTGAATCAAAGTTCTGTAGGTCAATATCTTGATGTTGATCCTCGAGGTTGTCTTAGTTGCTGCCTGTCGCTATTTCAATAATAGAATTTCTTGTGGGTAGGTTTAAGCGATACTTGCTGTAACTCTTTATTATTTGTGCATTTTGTTCGAGAGAATATTTTTGCTTCTGTCTTCTTCCCAGTCCGTAGAGCGTTGCTTGATCGGTTCTCGTCAAATCTTTTTTATTGCTCCCTCGATTTCTACCCTGGCGTTCAGTCAGGAGTTGTCTCTAGCTTGTTGGCTCAGAATAGTATTTGTCTCAACTAAAAGGGGCTTTCAGTCTTATGCCACTGCTATTCACACTGGGGTATGTTCTGGTATAATTGTTTTAATGATCTAATCTTCGATGATGGATCCAATAAAATCTTTCCTTGTGAATCAAGCCCCTGAGGTCCATAACTCTAATTCTGAAATCAAAAGCCTGGAGACGCGAATTCGTGAGTTAAAGCTGCAGGTGGAATTCCAGGATGCGAAATACAAGCAATCTTTGGCCGATAGAAAGTTGGCAATGCATCTTGTAGAGAAACTCCAAGAAGAGGTTGAGTACTATTATTTACTTAGCGAACAAAAACAAAAAATTATTGAATCACTTGAAGAGCTTCAAGCCAAATCAACGGAAGTTATTTATAACTACGTCAAAAAATAACAATCAGAATTTCTCAGCAAAAACCCCAGAATACATACTCTCCAAAGTATATATTCTGGGGTTTTTCTCGAATCTATTAGGCCGAGCCAACGCCTGTGTAGGAGCCGTAGAAGAATAGGCCCACAACAAACAGAACGGCCATGCCACCGGCAGTGGCAACCAGCCAGAGAGGAAGAACGCCTTCCGTCCAGCGGCTTCTCCAGGGCACAGCAGGTGTGCCATCAGGGTTGCGATCGGGAATTCGACCGTCGGGATACGGGGATTTTTTTCCGCTCATCGAATAGTCCTCAGTTGAAGAAATAGCTGGACATGAGAACGCCGGTCACGAAGACAAACAGCAGACCCAGATACAGGCTTGTGCGGTTCAGCTCAACCGGCAGGTTGTTGGGATTGGGATTGCGTTCCATGGGTTAGATCAGCGGCGGATGAACTGCATCGCGGCGAGGGCGCCAAGGAAAAACACCGTCGGGATGCCGAGGGTGTGCAAAGCAAGCCAACGCACCGTGAAGATCGGATAGTTGCGTGGCGTTGTGGCGACGGGAGGTGCTTGTGTCATGGCTTATTTCAGACGAATGTCGAGTTCAGACTTGCCTTCGTAGCGCTGGCTCACCACAGGAGCTTTGCTTTCTGAGGCCTGGAAATAGGCATCGGGACGAGGTGTTCCGAAGGCGTCGTAAGCAAGGCCGGTGGACACGAACAGGAAGCCTGCCAGGAAGATGGAAGGCAGTGTCACGGCGTGGATCACCCAGTAACGGATGCTCGTGATGATTTCGAAGAACGGACGTTCTCCTGTTGAGCCGGCGGCCATGGCGTTGGGCGTGTCAGGACGATGATCTTAGGAGGTGGCTCAGGTGAGCTGGGGGTGAGGCGTCGCTGCAGTTACACAGCGTTGCCCACCCAGCGCAGCAGGTTTCCGCGCTCACCCAGCACGAAGGCGTGCTCCCCGTCGAATACCATGCGGGTGAAGTTGCTGGGTTGACGGTCCCCGACGGGGTCGTTCTCCCAGCTGTCGCCGCCGTCCCGGCTCACCAGCAGGGTGCCGTTGCCTCCGCCAGCCCAGATGGCGCCGTCGTCATCCCAGGCCAGGTCCATGTAGCCGTAACCGTTGGTGATCGGGATGATGGCCTTGCTCCAGCTGTCAAAGTCGCCTGGCTCATCGTTAAGGCGAATCTGCGCCCCGCGGGCGACCATCCAGAGATTGCCGTCGGGCTGGAAGCCGATGCTCTGCAGTCGCTGGCTGCTCACCCGCTGATGGACCTGCCAGACGGAATCACCCGGTTCCCATGTGGCGTAGAAGTTGCCGAGGCCACTCACGCTCACGTAGCTGCCGTCTTCGCTGCGTCGCAGGTCGCGGACAGCACCCGCCGCATCGGTCACCTTGGCTTCCCAGCTGCTGCCGTCGTTGTGGGTCTCGTAGACCGCACCCACGTTGGTGGCCAGTTCTGCTGAATGGCTGCCCAGAGCTGTGATCAGGTATGGCTCACCGGGCAATTTGGTGTCGAGGAACAGGCGGGTCCAGTTCTGGCCACCGTCGTCGCTGTGCATCAGCAGTCCAGGCTGTCCGGCGATCCAGCCTTCATCGCCATCGAAGTCGATGCTGATCAACCGGAAGTTTTCTTCGTCGGGCAGGTCCAGGCTGCGTTCATTCCAATGGGCACCACCATCGTTCGTCTCACGGATCATCCGGTTGCTGCCCACCAGGTAGCCGTGGCGGCTGTCGGTGAAGGCCACATCCAGTGGGTTGGCCTGGGTGTCGAGATCCATGGCTTCCCACGGGCTTGTGGTGGCCGTGGGGACGTGGGTGGTAACGCAGCCGCTGAGGCTGATCCCCAGCACAAGCACCAGCAAGAGCTGGGACGCAGAGTTCAACAGACGTTTCATGGGTTGGCCTCAGCGCAGGGAATAAAGGGATAAGAAGAAGGCGAAGCCAAGCGCAAGGCCGCCAAAGATCAGGACATTCTTCTGCCCTGGGGTCATTCGGTTGACACCGAGGCCGAAATTCAGATTTTCGTCGAAGCCGCTGGCTTTGGCGCGCGGGCCGATGTCGCGGAAAGCGGCCACCCTGCTCCTGCAGACCGGACAACGAAACGACATAGCGTCGAGATCTTCGAAAGCCGTGCCGGCTTCGATGCCAACCTTTTTGACTCCTTCCTCAGGGTCGTAGACGTAGCCGCAGCTGCGACATTCGAAACGGTGAGTCCGTGGGTCGCTCTCTGAAGCGGTTTCGATCGCTGGCTCCACCGCTTCGATCGCTGGCTCCACCGCTTCGGTCGCTTCGACCGGCTGGACGGACTGTTGTTCGTCGCTCACCGTTGTGCTGCTTGGCGGCTCGACTCTATCTGCGACAACTCCCGGCAGTGAATGCCAGACTGGCCCGGTCTACGGGGACTTCCATGTTTGCCCTGCCCGGCTACGACGCCTTCCTGGGGTTTCTGCTGATTGCAGCAGCAGTACCCGTGTTGGCTCTGGTTACCAACAAGCTGGTAGCACCGAAAAGCCGTGCCGGTGAGCGCCAGCTCACCTATGAATCCGGCATGGAGCCCATTGGCGGGGCCTGGATCCAATTCAATATCCGCTACTACATGTTCGCGCTGGTCTTCGTCATCTTCGATGTCGAGACCGTGTTCCTTTATCCCTGGGCTGTGGCGTTCAACCGTCTCGGCCTGTTGGCCTTCATTGAGGCCCTGATTTTCATCGCCATCCTGCTGGTGGCCTTGGCCTACGCCTGGCGCAAAGGCGCCCTTGAGTGGAGCTAGTCATGTCTGAGAACACATCCCCCTCCATTGCTGCTGTTCGCGATCTGCGCGAAGCGAGCTGCGGTCCGATTGGTGCTCCAACGGTCACCAACGATCTCAGCGAGAACGTCATCCTCACCAGTCTGGATGACCTGCACAACTGGGCTCGCTTGAGCAGCCTCTGGCCTCTCCTTTATGGAACAGCCTGCTGCTTCATTGAATTCGCGGCGTTGCTGGGTTCCCGTTTCGATTTCGACCGCTTCGGTCTGGTTCCCCGCAGTTCCCCTCGCCAGGCCGACCTTCTGATCGTGGCCGGCACCGTGACCATGAAGATGGCGCCCGCCCTGGTGCGGCTTTATGAGCAGATGCCGGAGCCGAAGTATGTGATCGCCATGGGTGCTTGCACCATCACCGGCGGCATGTTCAGCGCTGACTCCACCACTGCAGTGCGCGGCGTCGACAAGTTGATTCCGGTGGATCTTTATCTTCCCGGCTGTCCGCCCCGCCCCGAAGCGATCTTTGATGCCGTGATCAAGCTGCGCAAGAAAGTTGGCGATGAGTCGCTGGCAGAGCGGCGCAAGCATCAGCAGACCCATCGCTACATGACGGTCTCCCACCAGATGAAGCGTGTTGAGCCTGTGGTGACCGGTTCTTACCTTCGGGCTGAATCTCAGAAAGCTGCCCTGGCTGCAGCGCCCGCTGGTCAGACGCTGGCCACCGATGCCGCTGTGCTTACCCCTGCTGCCGAACCTGTCGAGTCATGAGCGAAACCCCTTCCAAAAAGACTGCCGCCTCGGATGAAGCGGGTGCTGTTGTTGCTCCCGAGCCTGGTCCGGTGAGCCAATGGCTGAGCAAGCAAGGCTTTGATCACAAAAGCCTCGAGCCTGATCATCTCGGCGTTGAGCAGATCGGTGTTGACGCTGCCGTTCTTCCGATGATCGCTGCTGCACTCAAGAGCAACGGTTTCGACTATCTGCAGTGCCAAGGGGGCTACGACGAAGGCCCCGGTGAGCAATTGGTTTGCTTCTATCACCTGTTGGCGATGGTTGAACAGGTGGAGGCGATGGCGGCCGATCCCTCAGCCAAGCTGCGGGAAGTGAGGATCAAAGTCTTCCTCAATCGAGAAGGCACCCCCTCATTGCCGTCGATCTATGGGTTGTTCCGCGGCGCCGATTGGCAGGAGCGTGAAACCTTCGACATGTATGGCATCCAATTCGAGGGACACCCCCATCCCAAACGGTTGCTGATGCCTGAGGACTGGAAGGGATGGCCGCTGCGAAAGGACTACGTCCAGCCCGATTTTTATGAAATGCAGGACGCCTATTGACGGGCGTTTATGCGGCGTTCTGGGAGCGGTGGCTGCGGTAAAACCGCATCACCGCAAGAGCAAGGCTGCGCGAGTCGTGGCGCAGTGTTGCTGTTGGCCGCACCCCCTGCAGGGGTACTTGGGTGACGTCATAGCCGTCGGAGCGCAGTCCTTCTGCATCGCAGTGCACTGGATGGGCACCGCGGGTTTGGTAGTGCCGCACCAGATCTGAATCGGGGAGGTCGTCCTGGGCCAGGACGGCATTGAACAGCCTGGGTTCGATACCTAGGCTGGCAAGCTGTGCTTCGATCGCTCGGATGTGACCTCGCACATCAAGGCCATCGGTCTCGCCGGGCTGGGTCATCAGGTTGCAGATGTAGAGCCGTGGAGCGCGGCTGCGTTTGATGGCGCTCACCAGTTCCGGCACCAGCAGATTCGGGAGCAGGGATGTGTAAAGGCTGCCCGGACCGAGCACGATCAGGTCGGCATTAGCAATCGCTTCGAGTGCCCGCGGCAGAGCCGGCGGTCGTTCAGGGCTGCAGCCCAGACGAACAATGGGGCTGGGGGCGTGGCCGATGTTGCTTTCCCCTTCGATCCGTTGGCCGTTCTCAAGTTCGGCCCAGAGCTGCACATCCACGTTGGTGGCCGGCACCACCTGACCCTGCACGGCCAGCACGCGACTTGATGCCGTGATGGCGGTTTCCAGATTGCCCGTGATCGCTGAGAGGGCCGAGAGAAACAGATTGCCGAAGCTGTGCCCCTCCAGGCCGCTTCCGGCCGCAAAGCGGTATTGGAACAGGCGGGTGAGCAGTGGCTCTTCGGTGGAAAGGGCGGCCAGACAATTGCGGATGTCACCTGGTGGAAGGACCCCCAGTTCCCGCCGGAGCACCCCACTGCTGCCGCCATCGTCAGCGACGGTGACGATGGCGGTGATGTGGCTGCTGTAACGCTTCAGACCGCTCAGCAGGGTCGATAAGCCTGTTCCGCCGCCGATGGCCACGATGTTCGGGCCCCGGTTTAAGCGGCTTTTGGCCCGCAGGGCATCCACCAGAACGGTGTCCTTGTCGGGAGCGAGAGCCTGTTGAATCGAGCCGAAGCTGCGGCTTTGACCCCAAAGCAAGAGGCCACTGCCGATCAGCACCACCAGGGGGCCGGTGATCTCGCGGGGCAACACGGTGGTGAGCGTGCCCAGCAGCCAGCTGAGGGTTTCCAGAATCCAGTAGATCGGTTTCAGGTCGGCCCAGACGGCGGCCCCAAGCAATGCCATCAATAGGCCCAAGCCGGAGGTCAGCAGCCAGCGTTTGACCACCAAGCCGGGCTGCAACCAGCGAACGGCCCGTTGGGATCGGGTCATCAGATCCCGTCGCCGCTGATCACGCATCATCCGGGCTTGGCGTCTGCTTGTCGGGGGCTTCGGCGCCAAGGAACGGCTTGGTTTGCAAGTTCAACGAACTGTACGGAGCGTGAGGAAAGGCGGCAGGATGTCTGTGTTTTTCGGCCCAGACCGTGCCGCAGCTTCAATCCGTCGTGGAGATGCGGGACCTCACGATGCAGTGGGGGCCTCGGCCTGTTCTCGATCGGGTCAATCTGACCCTGCGTGCGGGGGAGCGCTTGGCTGTGGTGGGTCCATCGGGGGCTGGCAAATCAACGGTTTTGCGCTTGCTGGCTGGTTTGCAGTTGCCCACCAGTGGTGAGCTGCGCTTGTTCAACCAGCCGCAGAACTATCTGCGGCTGGACCAAACCGATCCGCCGGACGTGCGGCTGGTGTTCCAGAACCCCGCTTTGCTGGCATCACTCACCGTTGAGGAAAACGTTGGCTTCCTGCTGCGGGAACGGGCTCAGCTGTCTCGGCAGGAAATCCGTGATCGTGTGCATGCCTGCCTGGAGGCAGTGGGGCTTTATGACGTGGCCCACCTCTATGCCGGGGAATTGAGTGGTGGCATGCAGAAGCGGGTCAGCTTCGCCCGAGCTCTGATTGATGATCCCCAGCGTGGGGATCAGTCGATGCCCCTGTTGCTGTACGACGAGCCCACGGCAGGACTCGACCCTGTGGCTTGCACGCGGATCGAGGATCTGATTGTGAAAACCACCACCGTGGCGCATGGTTGTTCCGTGGTGGTGAGTCACGTGCGCAGCACGATCGAACGCTCTGCGGAACGGGTGGTGATGCTCTACGACGGCATGTTCCAGTGGGAAGGCTCGGTTGATGCGTTTCGCACCACCGACAACCCCTATGTCGTGCAGTTCAGGACGGGTAGCCTGCGCGGACCGATGCAACCGGCGGAGCACTGACCACCATGCGACGCAGCGTTCGTGATGCCATCGTCGGATTCACGGTGATCGGCGGCATCATCGGATTTGCTTCCACGGCACTGTGGCTGAGAGGCGTTCGATTGGGGGCCAGCCACTGGACTCTGACCGCTCGGTTCGACGATGCGGCGGGTCTGGCGGAGCGTTCCCCCGTCACCTATCGGGGCATCCTCATTGGTGCGGTGCGCTCGATTGAGGTCACTCCTGAGGCTGTGGTGGCTGAGCTTGAGATCAACAAAGGGGATCTGCGCCTGCCTCGTCCCGTGACGGTCACGGTGGGGGCGGGCTCGCTGCTGGGGGGTGACGCCCAGGTGGCCCTG comes from the Synechococcus sp. A15-62 genome and includes:
- the psbE gene encoding cytochrome b559 subunit alpha, whose protein sequence is MAAGSTGERPFFEIITSIRYWVIHAVTLPSIFLAGFLFVSTGLAYDAFGTPRPDAYFQASESKAPVVSQRYEGKSELDIRLK
- the psbF gene encoding cytochrome b559 subunit beta — its product is MTQAPPVATTPRNYPIFTVRWLALHTLGIPTVFFLGALAAMQFIRR
- the yvcK gene encoding gluconeogenesis factor YvcK family protein, yielding MMRDQRRRDLMTRSQRAVRWLQPGLVVKRWLLTSGLGLLMALLGAAVWADLKPIYWILETLSWLLGTLTTVLPREITGPLVVLIGSGLLLWGQSRSFGSIQQALAPDKDTVLVDALRAKSRLNRGPNIVAIGGGTGLSTLLSGLKRYSSHITAIVTVADDGGSSGVLRRELGVLPPGDIRNCLAALSTEEPLLTRLFQYRFAAGSGLEGHSFGNLFLSALSAITGNLETAITASSRVLAVQGQVVPATNVDVQLWAELENGQRIEGESNIGHAPSPIVRLGCSPERPPALPRALEAIANADLIVLGPGSLYTSLLPNLLVPELVSAIKRSRAPRLYICNLMTQPGETDGLDVRGHIRAIEAQLASLGIEPRLFNAVLAQDDLPDSDLVRHYQTRGAHPVHCDAEGLRSDGYDVTQVPLQGVRPTATLRHDSRSLALAVMRFYRSHRSQNAA
- a CDS encoding photosystem II reaction center protein J, which translates into the protein MSGKKSPYPDGRIPDRNPDGTPAVPWRSRWTEGVLPLWLVATAGGMAVLFVVGLFFYGSYTGVGSA
- a CDS encoding photosynthesis system II assembly factor Ycf48 — encoded protein: MKRLLNSASQLLLVLVLGISLSGCVTTHVPTATTSPWEAMDLDTQANPLDVAFTDSRHGYLVGSNRMIRETNDGGAHWNERSLDLPDEENFRLISIDFDGDEGWIAGQPGLLMHSDDGGQNWTRLFLDTKLPGEPYLITALGSHSAELATNVGAVYETHNDGSSWEAKVTDAAGAVRDLRRSEDGSYVSVSGLGNFYATWEPGDSVWQVHQRVSSQRLQSIGFQPDGNLWMVARGAQIRLNDEPGDFDSWSKAIIPITNGYGYMDLAWDDDGAIWAGGGNGTLLVSRDGGDSWENDPVGDRQPSNFTRMVFDGEHAFVLGERGNLLRWVGNAV
- a CDS encoding rubredoxin, which codes for MSDEQQSVQPVEATEAVEPAIEAVEPAIETASESDPRTHRFECRSCGYVYDPEEGVKKVGIEAGTAFEDLDAMSFRCPVCRSRVAAFRDIGPRAKASGFDENLNFGLGVNRMTPGQKNVLIFGGLALGFAFFLSLYSLR
- a CDS encoding NAD(P)H-quinone oxidoreductase subunit 3, whose product is MFALPGYDAFLGFLLIAAAVPVLALVTNKLVAPKSRAGERQLTYESGMEPIGGAWIQFNIRYYMFALVFVIFDVETVFLYPWAVAFNRLGLLAFIEALIFIAILLVALAYAWRKGALEWS
- a CDS encoding NADH dehydrogenase subunit K; amino-acid sequence: MSENTSPSIAAVRDLREASCGPIGAPTVTNDLSENVILTSLDDLHNWARLSSLWPLLYGTACCFIEFAALLGSRFDFDRFGLVPRSSPRQADLLIVAGTVTMKMAPALVRLYEQMPEPKYVIAMGACTITGGMFSADSTTAVRGVDKLIPVDLYLPGCPPRPEAIFDAVIKLRKKVGDESLAERRKHQQTHRYMTVSHQMKRVEPVVTGSYLRAESQKAALAAAPAGQTLATDAAVLTPAAEPVES
- a CDS encoding photosystem II reaction center protein L; amino-acid sequence: MERNPNPNNLPVELNRTSLYLGLLFVFVTGVLMSSYFFN
- a CDS encoding ABC transporter ATP-binding protein encodes the protein MRDLTMQWGPRPVLDRVNLTLRAGERLAVVGPSGAGKSTVLRLLAGLQLPTSGELRLFNQPQNYLRLDQTDPPDVRLVFQNPALLASLTVEENVGFLLRERAQLSRQEIRDRVHACLEAVGLYDVAHLYAGELSGGMQKRVSFARALIDDPQRGDQSMPLLLYDEPTAGLDPVACTRIEDLIVKTTTVAHGCSVVVSHVRSTIERSAERVVMLYDGMFQWEGSVDAFRTTDNPYVVQFRTGSLRGPMQPAEH
- a CDS encoding NAD(P)H-quinone oxidoreductase subunit J, which gives rise to MSETPSKKTAASDEAGAVVAPEPGPVSQWLSKQGFDHKSLEPDHLGVEQIGVDAAVLPMIAAALKSNGFDYLQCQGGYDEGPGEQLVCFYHLLAMVEQVEAMAADPSAKLREVRIKVFLNREGTPSLPSIYGLFRGADWQERETFDMYGIQFEGHPHPKRLLMPEDWKGWPLRKDYVQPDFYEMQDAY